The sequence GCTGGCCGAGGCGATACCGTTCCCGCGGCGGCTCGGCGACCCCGACGAGTACGCGCAGCTCGCCCAGATGATCGTCGAGCACAACTATCTCAACGGAGAGACGATCCGGATGGACGGCGCGATCAGGATGGCGCCGCGCTGATCGTCGCGTTCGGCCCGGGCCTCTACACCGACTGCGCGGCGACGGCCCTCGACAACCTCAACAGAGGTTCCGCGTCGGCGTCGATGTCCGTTGCGCCGGGCACGACCTCGCGCACCGCGCCCCGCGGACGCCCGGCGATCTCGTATTCCTCCACCGCAGCCCAGAGCATGTCGACCCGGGCGTCGTCGTCGACGACCTCGAAATCCTCGGTGAGGAACGGACTGAGCTGGGTGAGCGCATCGCGCGTCTCCACCACCCGGCGGTGGAACACCATCGACGCCGATGGCGAGCCGAAGGTCGGCAGCACCACCTCTGGGACCGGACCGGTCACCATCTCCCAGAGCGGGAGCAGGTCGTCGGCGGCGCGGCGATGCCGCCGGCCCACGGTGATCGAATGCCAGCGCGATCGCAGCATCGGGAAGCTGATGCCGATCAGGAAGGCGACCACGCCGATGATCGAACTGACGCGGCTCACGTCGAGCAGCCACGGCAGACGGACGACGTCGGCCGCCGAGCCGAGGACGAACGCGATCTGGAGCACCGTGCTGACGGACAAGAAGATCAGACCACCGAGCAGAAGCCCCAGCGATATCCGCAGGTAGCCGTCCGCGAGGACGATCACGCGGCCCACGCTGCGGACGCAGGCCACGAAACCGTAGGTGAGATATCCGCTGGCGATCAGCATGAACAGGGCGAACGCGACGTTGCGTACCGTCCACTCGGACACCTGCTCGGTGCGGAGGTCCGGGGGTATGACGAGCATCGTCACCTGCAGGCCGATCAGCGCCACCACCAGTGGGATGGCCTCGATGCCCGCCCGGCGTTCGCGGGTGGTCGACCGGCCTGGATAGAAGAAGACGACGATCAGGGCGGCCACGCCGAGCGCCAGCAACGCGTAGAAGATGACGCGGTCGGCGCCGGTGAACGTCAGCTCGTCGATCGCATCGGTGACGTCGTCGCCGGAGACCACGAAGGCCAAGGTCAGGGCCGCGATGGCGACGGTCATCGCAACCGCCTGAAGACCACCGCCCTCACGCCGGATCTGCTCGAGCCGCCAGCACAGCGCGGCGGCAAAGATCACTGCGGCCACCGTATTGACCACGCCGACGACGATCACGCCACAGCCATCCCTTGTGGCCGCCGAGGACGCGCTGGATTCCGCGGAGATGGGTGTCGTCGTGCGTCGAGCCGATGGTCAGACGTGCCTCGGCGGCCCAGTTGAGGATCATCGACGCCAGCATCTCGGCTTCCCATTCACGGTCATCCGCATAGCAGGTCCGGCTCAGCGCCTCCTCGGACTGCTGATCCGACGGTGTGGTCAACGCCGCGGCCGAGACAGTGCCGAGCATCTGGTGCCCGGCGATCAGGTGGCCGAACTCGTGCACGACGATCTGATCCTGATGCAGCTTGGACGTATTCGCCTGGTAGAAGAAGTAATCCGCGTCTTCGGCGGCCAGCCAGATCCCGTTGGGCACACCGGCCGGGAGGGGATGGGCGATCAATCGAATGGGGCGGCCACGTTGCGCGCCGAAGCGATCACACAGCTGGGTGACGTCGAGCGGGAGATCGAGATCGAGGCTCTTGAGCGTGTCACGGCACAACGCGCGCAGTGCACGTTGACTTCGCATGGATCAGTGGGCCCCGTGGAACAAGCAGGCTCAGTCGCCCGCGGGCGCGCCGACGACGCGCAGACGTGCTTCCTCGGTTGCGGCGTCAGAGATCCCCGCAGCGAGGATGTCCGGCGGATCCTTGGGCAGACCCTGCTGTTCGCGCAAGACCTTGATGAGCTCGTTGACGACGGTGACCGAGTCGCTCGACAGGCCGGCGAGACGGAAGGCCGCCAGCTGGACGTTGGTGTCGGCCTGCAGACGCATGAGGTCGATCTCGTCCCGCGTGCGCTGAGCCGCGCGGTCCTCGAGGAAGTAATGGACGTCCACTCCGAACGCGGCGGCGATGCCCTCGACGGTCCGGAACGACGGCGACTTGGCCTTACCCGACCGCAACTGGCTCAGGTAGGACTCACCGAGCCGGAATCCCCGTTCGGTCGACCGCGCCGCGATCGCCTTTGCGCTGTACGCACGCCCATTCGGTCCCGGAACCGTACGGAACAGCTCTTCGAGGCGGCGGGCGAACAGACCTGGATCCAGCGCTTCTTGCGGTGGTGCGGATTGTGGTGCGGAGCCGATCTTCTCGACGTTCATTCGACGGTCGCCCCCTACTGACACATCGGCCATACGTGAAGTCATTCTTCTCCCCGGCAAATTCAAAGCTTGAACTTGCAAACATTTAAGACCGGCGTGCATCGTAAATGCAACGCCCGTTACGATCCGAACGTACCTGAACGCAACCACCCATGCGTATCACCTGTGCCGATGCTGTAACGAATGCCTAGTGTGGCATTGTTCACACTCGATAGTGAATAACCTGTGGTGGCGCAAATCAGAGCTTACCGGAAGGTGAACTCTGGGCGACGATCAAACCATCATCGTTGCAGTACACGCGAGCGAACCGGGGGGTCCGATGAAGCACCGTGCCACGCGGCGGTCGACACCGCGCCGACGTTTCGGCGCTCTTGCTGCTCTGATCGCTCTGATCGTCGCGGCCGTGCTCGGGGTCGGCGCCGGGGTCGCGTTCTCCGCCCCTGATTCGTCGTCGGGCTCTGGCAGTGGTTCGGACAGCGGTTCACACAGCGGTTCGGGTTCCGGCGACGAATCGAACGGCAACGCATCGAACGGCAACGGATCGAACGGCAACGGACCGAACGGCGACGGACCCGGAAGCGAGGATCAATCCGGAAGTGGCGGATCCAGCGGCGAGCACGGTCATGACTGGGGCGGCGGCCTGCACCCGCCGACCGGACCGGGCGAGACGACAGACGATCCTGAACCGACCGATCCGGAACCGACCACAGCGGATCCGACCACCGCCGACCCGACACCAGCGGACCCGACACCAGCGGACCCGACCCAGCCCTCGGCCGGCGACAGCGACGACGCACCTGCCGTCGACCTCCCCCCGCTTCGGCCGCCGACTCCGCAGACCGGCGGAACCATGCCCGGCAGTTCGACCGACGAAGACGAGGGCGACAGCGCGGACGACGCCCCGGCCGCCGGGCCAGGACCGGGCCGCCCCCAGCCTCAGGGGGACCCTGAGGTCCCCAGCTTGCCGACGGCCGATGCAGTCGCCCCGACCCCCGCAGGCCCGAAGGCCGCGCGGCCCACTGCTGCGGCGCCTGCCGCTCCCCGTCCGGCGCCCGTCCCCCGGTCGTCAGCTCCGGAAAAGGGCTCCGACACACCGGCTCTCGTCGCTCAGCCCGCCTCTGCCCAACCCACCGCCGCACCGCCCACCGACGACACCGTGCTGACGAAAGCCCGGCGGATCGTTCTCGGTCTCGCGCCCGGGGCACTGTTGCTGCTCGGCGCGATCGCATTGCTCGGCAGCGGCTCGTTCCTCGAGGCGTTCCGCGCAACGCGGTCCTGACCGTCACCCGAGAGGGCGACCGGGCTCAGCGGTTCCGAAACTCCATGACCGCATCCTCGTGCGGGACTTCGTCTTTCGCCGCACCGTCGATCCATTCCCGCAACACCTTGGTGGCACGGACGTCGTCTTCGTTGTATTCCAGAAGCCGTTGTCGCTGTTCGGGATCAGGTGTCGTGCCGCCCAGACCGACGGCGTCGCGGTACCAGTCCATCGACGCCTCGCCACTCGCCTCGGCGTCGCGCCATGCGAACCCCGCCACCGGGGCCACGCGTTTGAGTCCCTTCCCGTTGGGACAGATGAAATTGCGCCCGACCGCTTCATAGATGTCCACCCACTCGTCGGAGGCGATGAACTCCTCCACGTCGGCGCGTGGCGGCACACCGTCGTCACCGGCGAACCGCTGCGCCGAACCCAGCAACCACCGGTTCTCCGCCTGTTGTGAATAGCAATATGCGGCAAACGTTTTGCCGGCAGCGCGGGCTGCATCGCGTTCGGCGTTCAGCCACGCCCAGAACTCCGCGAACGACCTGCCCTCGTCGCGTGTGGGAAGCGGGTCCCACGTGACGAACGCCCGATATCGGACCGGTCGCGCGGGGTCGGTGTTGTCGGTCAGCAGCGTGCCCCAGAGATAGGCGCCGTGTTCTCCGTAACTCTCCATGTCCACGTCGACCTCCACGTCGGCGCGTTCGACCTGCGGCTCTTCCAGGCGGCGGATCAGCGGGATGTCGCTCAGCCAGGCGATCGCGTTCAGCACCGCGTCGTCGAATCGGATGTTGCCCGGCCACTCCGGCGGTGGATCGCCCTGGTAGCGGGCGAGTTGGTCGATGGTCGTGATCCCGATCTCCCCGAGCGCGGTGCTCTGATTGCCGCCGACCACGAGGCTCACATCGCGCCGCTCCTCGAGCTCGGGCCCACACCGCGACCACCACGGACAGCTCCGGCATTCACCGATGCGTCGCGGTGTGGTGGGGATGGTCTGTCGGGCGATCGCCATCCGGCGCTCGAACGACTCGGCGTAATCCTCGAGCAGCCCGGCCATCTCGTACACGACGATGCAGTCGGCGTCGATGCCGATGACACCGCCCTTGAGGTCCGCCGGATCGGTGGAGGGGGTCAGCCCGAGATCGATCATCATCGCGGTCAACTGGGCGAGTCGTAGCTGGTCCCGGCGCTGGTTGCGTCCGTTGCGGGAGGCGTCGGGCCTCGGCGCCCACGTCCAGACGGGACTCGTCAGCGTCGACCCACCGTTGCCGCCACTCGCCCGACGTTCGGGTTTGACGTCGTAGCTCACGCGATGGTTCACGACGATCACCGGCACATAGCCCGAGCCGTCGCGGATGAGCAACTCCGCATGGCCCCGCCTGCCGCGGGTGAGATCGGTCGGCAGGGTGGCGTTCCAGATCCAGGCTGCCTCGGCCTCACACGCGGCGATGGTGGCCTCGACGCGGGCCGCGTGATCGAGCGTCGGGTCGACCATCACCACCGTGCCCGGCGGTTGGTCGCTGTGCAGTCCGCGCACCATCTCACGCACACCGGCACGGTGCTCTGCGGCGGCGTCCTTGCGCCGCTGCGCCTCGGGCGTATCGGGCCGCGCACGCACCAGGTCGGGGTGCGCCTGGTCGAGTGCGAGGCGATGCTCACAGCCGGCGAGGTCGCGTGGGTGCAACACCACTGCCGTTGCCGCCACTCGCCCATCCTTTCCGACATCGGTCCGCAGCGCGCCGTCATGCGACGACGCTTCACGCGGGACCGCCCATGTCGACCCTATGTAATGCTTGTACCGATGCACGCACTCCCGCTCGGTTTCTGAGCCGGGTGTGATCTCAAGCTCCGGGACACCGCACAGGAGGTAGGTTCCTCAGATGGGATTGTTCTCGTCGGATGGCAAGACTCGCGCCCAGCGCAAGGCCGAGGCGAAGGCGCTGAAGACCAAGGCGAAGTTGGAGGCAAAGCTCGAGGCGAAGAGCGCGCGGAAGAAGGAGAAGGCGCGCCGCCGTCACGACCGAAAGCTCCGCGCCAAAGAGCTCAAGCAAGAGCGCAAGACCACCAAGTCGGCCGGCAAGGTCCAGGCGAAGGTCGCGAAAGCCGATGCCAAGGCCACCGAGGCCAAGGCGAAGGCCGCGGCCGACGCGCAGGCGTTCAGTCCGGCGAGTGTCCGGCGTTATCTGACCGTGGTGCGGCTGGTCTCACCGATCGTGGTGCCGATCGCCTACCGCGCGGCAGTCGCGGCGCGCGGGCAGGTCACCGCATTGCAGGCGAGTCGCGCCGGCGTGTCGCCGGACGTGCTGCGTCAGTTCTCCGGTCACGGGGCGACGCTGTCGGCACGGATCAGCACCACCCGGGCCTCGCTGGAGAAAGTCGCCACCAAGGACACCTCCGACGAGGGCTCGGCGTTCGTGTCCGCGATGACCGCCCGTCTCGACAATCTCGCGATCGCCGTCGACGCCGCGGAATCCATGCCGGCTGCTCAGCGGCGGACCGCACACCAATCGATCGAGTCGGAGCTCGCAGCGATCGACGCCGACATCTTGGCGCGGCTGGGCGTGCGCGCCTGATCTCCACGTCTGATCTTCCATCGTGAGGTGGACGCCCGTGACGACGTCATAAACTGGGCCCCACCGCCGCACCGATTCACCGCGCAAGGGAGCGTGAGCACATGACCGAACCCGGCCCCAACAACACTCCTCAGGATTCGCCGTCCGACGACTCGGCGTCCGACGTGAACGGGACGCCGGGTTCGGGTGCCCAACCCGGCAAGCAAGCGGGCGAGGGCGCTGCGGTTTCGGGGCAGCCCGCCGAGAAGACTCCACCGAGGAAGGCGCCCGCCAAGAAGCCGGCGGCGAAGAAGACTCCGGCAAAGAAGGCGCCCGCCAAGAAGCCGGTGGCGAAGAAGGCCCCCGCCGAGAAGCCGGCCGTCGAGGAGGCGCCGCGCGCCGACACACCGACCGAACCGTCGCCGCCTGCCGACACCCCGTCTCCGAAGCCCGACGTCGCCGCGCCGAGGCCGGCCACCGCGAAGTCAGCCTCCGCCAAGTCAGCCTCGGCCAAGCCGCCGGTCAAGAAGAAGGCGCCGACCGGACCGTCGGGACCGGCATCGACAGCACCGTCGGCCCCGTCGTCGCGTCCGTCACCGGCCGTTGTCGACGCCGTCGCCGAATCCGACGCGCAGCGAGCCACATTCGCTCAACTCCGTGCCGGTGCGCCCACTGAATTGCCATCCGCGAACCGGACTGTCCCGATCGTGGCGGCGGCATCGTTCGCCGCCGTCGTGGCGGTGCTCATCGCGATTCTCCGCCGTCGCCGCGGTTAGGCCGTCCCGGCCGCCACCCGGTCGAGGATCGCGGACGCGACCTCGGCCGGCCGATTCTCCGGCAACCAGTGGTCGGCGCCGTTGATCACCCGGAATTCATAGGGAGCATCCACCCAGCCGGCGGTCATCTCCGCGCCTGTGCGGCCGAGCGCGAAATCGCCGTCGCTCCACAGGTATGTGGTCGGGACGACGATCTTCGGAAACCGTCGGTCCTTGCGCGTCCAGAAGGGCATTCCGCGATACCAGTTCAACGCCCCGGTCAACGCCCCCGACGCGACGATGTCGTCGTAGAGACGCCCGGCGAACGGTTCCGGCAACCCGATGCGCTTCCCGCCACCTGACGAGGGCCGAAGCATCCTGGACAGCAACAGTTCCGGGATCTTCGGCAGATTGAAGAACGCCATGTACCAGGACCGCAGAAGCTGTCCGCGCGGCATCGCTCGTACGAAGGCGGCGGGGTGCGGCACCGACAACGCCGTGAGCGTGCGGATCCGATCGGGATGTTCACCCGCCACCGTCCAGGCCGCCGCGGCGCCCCAGTCATGTCCGACGAGATGCACCTGATCCACCCCCAGCGCATCGATCAGTGTCACCACATCGCCGACCAGTTCGCCCATACGGTAGTCACGGCGAGCGGGCGGCCGTGCTCGCGGGGAGTAGCCACGCTGATCCGGGGCGATCGTCCGAAAC is a genomic window of Gordonia sp. SID5947 containing:
- a CDS encoding MAB_1171c family putative transporter, yielding MAAVIFAAALCWRLEQIRREGGGLQAVAMTVAIAALTLAFVVSGDDVTDAIDELTFTGADRVIFYALLALGVAALIVVFFYPGRSTTRERRAGIEAIPLVVALIGLQVTMLVIPPDLRTEQVSEWTVRNVAFALFMLIASGYLTYGFVACVRSVGRVIVLADGYLRISLGLLLGGLIFLSVSTVLQIAFVLGSAADVVRLPWLLDVSRVSSIIGVVAFLIGISFPMLRSRWHSITVGRRHRRAADDLLPLWEMVTGPVPEVVLPTFGSPSASMVFHRRVVETRDALTQLSPFLTEDFEVVDDDARVDMLWAAVEEYEIAGRPRGAVREVVPGATDIDADAEPLLRLSRAVAAQSV
- a CDS encoding helix-turn-helix transcriptional regulator, yielding MNVEKIGSAPQSAPPQEALDPGLFARRLEELFRTVPGPNGRAYSAKAIAARSTERGFRLGESYLSQLRSGKAKSPSFRTVEGIAAAFGVDVHYFLEDRAAQRTRDEIDLMRLQADTNVQLAAFRLAGLSSDSVTVVNELIKVLREQQGLPKDPPDILAAGISDAATEEARLRVVGAPAGD
- a CDS encoding TM0106 family RecB-like putative nuclease, which produces MAATAVVLHPRDLAGCEHRLALDQAHPDLVRARPDTPEAQRRKDAAAEHRAGVREMVRGLHSDQPPGTVVMVDPTLDHAARVEATIAACEAEAAWIWNATLPTDLTRGRRGHAELLIRDGSGYVPVIVVNHRVSYDVKPERRASGGNGGSTLTSPVWTWAPRPDASRNGRNQRRDQLRLAQLTAMMIDLGLTPSTDPADLKGGVIGIDADCIVVYEMAGLLEDYAESFERRMAIARQTIPTTPRRIGECRSCPWWSRCGPELEERRDVSLVVGGNQSTALGEIGITTIDQLARYQGDPPPEWPGNIRFDDAVLNAIAWLSDIPLIRRLEEPQVERADVEVDVDMESYGEHGAYLWGTLLTDNTDPARPVRYRAFVTWDPLPTRDEGRSFAEFWAWLNAERDAARAAGKTFAAYCYSQQAENRWLLGSAQRFAGDDGVPPRADVEEFIASDEWVDIYEAVGRNFICPNGKGLKRVAPVAGFAWRDAEASGEASMDWYRDAVGLGGTTPDPEQRQRLLEYNEDDVRATKVLREWIDGAAKDEVPHEDAVMEFRNR
- a CDS encoding DUF6474 family protein, coding for MGLFSSDGKTRAQRKAEAKALKTKAKLEAKLEAKSARKKEKARRRHDRKLRAKELKQERKTTKSAGKVQAKVAKADAKATEAKAKAAADAQAFSPASVRRYLTVVRLVSPIVVPIAYRAAVAARGQVTALQASRAGVSPDVLRQFSGHGATLSARISTTRASLEKVATKDTSDEGSAFVSAMTARLDNLAIAVDAAESMPAAQRRTAHQSIESELAAIDADILARLGVRA
- a CDS encoding alpha/beta fold hydrolase; the protein is MTDRLTEFANGPYVFDVIDSGPIDGTPIVLLHGFPQRATAWDLVTPMLHDNGFRTIAPDQRGYSPRARPPARRDYRMGELVGDVVTLIDALGVDQVHLVGHDWGAAAAWTVAGEHPDRIRTLTALSVPHPAAFVRAMPRGQLLRSWYMAFFNLPKIPELLLSRMLRPSSGGGKRIGLPEPFAGRLYDDIVASGALTGALNWYRGMPFWTRKDRRFPKIVVPTTYLWSDGDFALGRTGAEMTAGWVDAPYEFRVINGADHWLPENRPAEVASAILDRVAAGTA